A window from Candidatus Nitrospira neomarina encodes these proteins:
- a CDS encoding BON domain-containing protein has protein sequence MTTTFTNKLRSNAMLVVFSVACAFAFSACASDPHGRTVGTTVDDAMITSSVKSALIADDLIDAFEVEVDTHRSTVMLSGFVETQNQIDRAVEIAKKTDGVQKVVNKLAIKPNAMSQKN, from the coding sequence ATGACCACTACCTTCACAAACAAACTGAGATCTAATGCCATGTTGGTCGTGTTTAGTGTGGCATGTGCATTTGCTTTTTCAGCATGTGCCAGCGATCCACATGGGCGGACTGTGGGAACCACGGTTGACGATGCTATGATCACGTCATCGGTCAAGTCAGCATTGATTGCCGATGACCTGATAGATGCGTTTGAAGTTGAGGTTGATACGCACCGAAGCACGGTTATGTTAAGTGGATTTGTTGAAACACAAAATCAGATCGATAGGGCCGTGGAAATCGCAAAAAAGACGGATGGAGTCCAGAAGGTCGTCAATAAATTAGCGATTAAGCCCAATGCGATGTCCCAGAAAAATTAA
- a CDS encoding zinc metallopeptidase has translation MRMILLFLLLMMIVLGPQLWVWWVFRQYRQHREDLGGTGGELARHLLNRFGLQQVRVEPTPMGDHYNPETKVVGLNPQHYNGRSLTAAVIAAHEVGHALQDHEGYTLLKDRTHLIKFAQKAEKAGSYLMLGIPVLAGVTRIPAVGLAVLVVAIGTMSVSAMVHLITLPVEWNASFRRALPILREGGYLAPPDLHGAKRILTAAALTYVASSLFSLVNMWRWIRLVRR, from the coding sequence ATGCGCATGATTCTTCTTTTTCTCCTGCTCATGATGATCGTGTTGGGACCCCAACTGTGGGTGTGGTGGGTCTTCCGCCAATATCGTCAACACCGTGAGGATCTTGGAGGAACGGGTGGGGAATTGGCTCGTCATTTGCTCAATCGGTTTGGTCTGCAACAGGTGCGCGTGGAACCCACGCCGATGGGAGACCATTACAATCCCGAAACCAAAGTCGTTGGTCTGAATCCGCAGCATTACAACGGTAGATCCCTCACCGCGGCAGTGATCGCAGCGCATGAAGTCGGCCATGCTTTGCAAGATCATGAGGGCTATACCCTCTTGAAAGATCGAACCCACCTGATTAAATTTGCGCAGAAAGCCGAAAAGGCCGGGTCCTATCTGATGTTGGGCATTCCTGTCCTGGCTGGAGTAACCAGGATCCCTGCCGTGGGTCTTGCCGTCTTAGTCGTGGCGATCGGAACCATGAGCGTGTCCGCCATGGTGCATCTCATCACCTTACCAGTGGAATGGAATGCCAGCTTTCGGCGAGCCCTGCCGATCCTCAGAGAAGGCGGCTATCTGGCCCCTCCGGATTTGCATGGCGCCAAACGGATCCTCACCGCCGCCGCCCTCACCTATGTCGCCTCCTCACTCTTCAGCCTGGTGAACATGTGGCGATGGATTCGATTGGTCAGACGGTAA
- a CDS encoding HNH endonuclease translates to MTQPEQFYSLGDDDTIRRHIRIERENGKKLRKTPWWKAQIQKGECHFCHQQVGPENLTMDHVVPLARKGKSTRGNVVPACQACNRSKSLTTPVETLLDQIKAEED, encoded by the coding sequence ATGACCCAACCAGAACAGTTCTACTCACTCGGTGACGATGACACGATCCGACGGCATATACGGATTGAGCGCGAAAACGGGAAAAAATTACGGAAAACCCCATGGTGGAAGGCCCAGATCCAAAAAGGGGAGTGTCACTTTTGTCATCAGCAGGTGGGACCGGAAAACCTGACCATGGACCATGTGGTGCCATTGGCCAGGAAAGGAAAAAGTACGAGAGGCAACGTCGTCCCGGCCTGTCAGGCCTGCAACCGCAGCAAAAGTCTCACCACTCCCGTTGAAACCCTCCTCGATCAGATAAAAGCCGAAGAAGATTAA
- a CDS encoding protein adenylyltransferase SelO, whose protein sequence is MAKLEHLNFQNTYADLPDVFYQRVKPTPFPNPSLVSVNPAAVELLDIDPTEWTRPEFAEYFCGAKLLPGGDPIAMLYSGHQFGHYVPQLGDGRAIMLGEVQNQNGERWELQLKGAGLTRFSRDGDGRAVMRSTIREYLCGEAMHGLGIPTTRSLCIVAGEEIVWRETPEPGAMLLRMAPTHVRFGSFEVFYYRRQHEYLKTLADYVIEYHFPHLVGAENPYARLLHEVAVRTGQLVAQWQAVGWAHGVLNTDNMSILGLTLDYGPFGFMERYDPTFICNHSDHHGRYSFQNQPDIGFWNIRALARALSPLVAQDAVNGIPEIYEKAMVAKYAELMRAKLGLIEAHAGDDKLVTDLLNLLDSSRVDYTNLFRGLGAVRQERSSAPDELRDQFLHREAFDDWTARYRERLRAEKSDDGERQVRMDQVNPKYILRNHLAQQAIVQAVQQKDYSEVDRLLNLLGDPFTDRPGMESYAAPPPPGEPPIIVSCSS, encoded by the coding sequence ATGGCCAAATTAGAACATCTCAATTTTCAGAACACCTATGCGGACCTGCCTGATGTGTTTTATCAGCGGGTAAAACCCACGCCTTTTCCTAATCCCTCCCTTGTGAGTGTAAACCCGGCAGCCGTCGAATTACTCGATATTGATCCCACTGAATGGACCCGTCCGGAGTTTGCAGAATACTTCTGCGGGGCCAAACTGTTGCCGGGAGGCGATCCCATTGCCATGTTGTATTCGGGGCATCAATTCGGCCATTACGTGCCCCAGCTCGGCGATGGGCGGGCTATCATGCTGGGGGAGGTGCAGAATCAAAACGGGGAGCGGTGGGAGTTGCAATTGAAGGGCGCTGGGCTCACGCGATTCTCACGTGACGGCGATGGCCGTGCAGTGATGCGTTCGACTATTCGTGAATATCTCTGTGGCGAAGCCATGCATGGATTGGGCATTCCCACAACCCGCAGTTTATGTATTGTGGCCGGAGAAGAAATTGTCTGGCGCGAAACGCCGGAACCGGGAGCCATGTTGCTACGGATGGCACCGACCCATGTGCGGTTTGGAAGTTTTGAGGTGTTTTACTATCGTCGCCAACATGAATATCTGAAAACGCTGGCAGATTATGTCATCGAATATCATTTTCCGCATTTGGTCGGAGCAGAGAATCCTTACGCCAGGCTGCTGCATGAGGTGGCGGTTCGCACCGGCCAACTCGTGGCTCAATGGCAAGCCGTGGGGTGGGCACATGGTGTCCTGAATACCGATAACATGTCGATCCTGGGGTTGACGCTGGATTACGGTCCGTTCGGATTTATGGAACGCTACGATCCAACGTTCATCTGCAATCATTCAGACCATCACGGCCGGTATTCCTTCCAGAACCAGCCCGACATCGGTTTTTGGAATATTCGTGCGCTGGCCAGAGCTTTGTCACCGTTAGTGGCCCAAGACGCCGTCAATGGCATTCCGGAAATCTATGAAAAAGCGATGGTGGCGAAGTATGCCGAATTGATGCGGGCGAAGCTTGGGCTGATCGAAGCACACGCGGGAGACGACAAGCTCGTGACCGATCTGTTGAACCTCCTGGACTCCAGCCGGGTGGATTACACCAACTTGTTCCGGGGATTGGGAGCCGTTCGTCAGGAGAGGTCGTCAGCGCCGGACGAATTACGGGACCAATTCCTTCATCGGGAAGCGTTTGACGATTGGACCGCACGATATCGGGAACGGCTACGGGCCGAAAAAAGCGATGATGGAGAGCGCCAAGTCAGAATGGATCAGGTGAACCCCAAGTACATCCTCCGGAATCATCTCGCGCAACAGGCCATTGTCCAAGCGGTTCAGCAGAAGGACTATTCCGAAGTTGATCGATTATTAAATCTGCTGGGTGACCCGTTTACTGACCGGCCCGGTATGGAATCCTATGCTGCACCTCCGCCTCCCGGCGAGCCACCAATTATCGTTTCGTGCTCTTCGTGA
- a CDS encoding MBL fold metallo-hydrolase, with product MKLTILGSGTNIHPTRAAAGYVFETDRPILLDFGPRTLSNLLQTGIDRHTIQHLLFTHYHADHFSDFIPFFFDAVCHSKFSQVRPDLTIYGPRGTQRLFRTMFRTFPSFSDSPFRVTLKEVHDRPFVIGHTHITPLPMTHSEQQICLGYRLEYQGRSAAVSGDAMASSNLVRLCRDADLAVLDCSFSSHQPGGSHMHAEECGKVAEKANIKKLVLSHFYETADRSNVVAQARRFFSGPVIKGKDLLTLQVGKASQVI from the coding sequence ATGAAGCTCACCATACTAGGTTCAGGAACCAATATTCATCCGACACGCGCTGCGGCCGGGTATGTATTCGAGACGGACCGGCCTATTCTACTGGATTTTGGTCCAAGAACGCTCTCAAATTTATTACAAACCGGCATAGATCGCCATACGATTCAACACTTACTCTTTACCCATTACCATGCGGATCATTTTTCTGATTTTATTCCATTTTTCTTTGATGCCGTATGCCATTCAAAGTTCTCGCAGGTTCGACCGGACCTCACGATTTATGGTCCGCGCGGGACCCAACGACTCTTTCGGACCATGTTCCGGACATTCCCTAGTTTTTCGGATTCACCCTTTCGGGTGACTCTCAAAGAGGTCCATGATCGGCCGTTTGTGATCGGCCACACACACATCACGCCCTTGCCCATGACCCATTCTGAGCAACAGATCTGTCTTGGCTATCGTCTTGAGTATCAGGGCCGGTCAGCGGCTGTTTCGGGAGATGCGATGGCCTCATCGAACCTGGTTCGCTTATGTCGGGATGCTGATCTGGCGGTCTTGGACTGCTCTTTTTCGTCTCATCAACCAGGTGGATCGCATATGCATGCAGAAGAATGCGGAAAAGTCGCAGAAAAAGCCAATATCAAAAAACTTGTTCTTTCGCATTTCTATGAAACGGCCGATCGGTCGAATGTCGTGGCCCAAGCCCGCCGATTTTTTTCAGGACCAGTCATCAAAGGCAAAGATCTTCTAACCTTGCAAGTCGGGAAAGCTTCCCAGGTTATCTAG
- a CDS encoding endonuclease/exonuclease/phosphatase family protein: MPEIMYPVLNFLALLIMTATLLPLLRVDEWWVRIFDFPRLQILTIGLALAVALVYSMFYSEHAFGKWVLIGLIPCLVYQGYRMFPYTRLAPKQALDSLNSSSEDLLSILTANIYKNNRNASGFLNVVSTASPDVVLVIEPDQWWERQLSGLEASYPHTIKQPLGNTYGMLLYSRLKLRNSDIRFMVEDHLPSFFTEIELRSGRIIEFYGLHPRPPSFGQDTDERDAEILIVGREVARAKKPVVVTGDLNDVAWSYTTTLFQKISGMVDPRIGRGFFNTYHAKYPIFRFPVDHIFHSPAFRLVEMKRLLPIGSDHFPILAVLSYEPEDRNGPRAPEADSDDRQEVDETLSKVHKHNDLHTPVPLTERQGHKVVGWH; the protein is encoded by the coding sequence ATGCCGGAAATAATGTATCCCGTTCTTAACTTCCTGGCTTTACTGATTATGACGGCAACCCTTTTGCCGCTTCTTCGGGTTGATGAGTGGTGGGTACGTATCTTCGATTTCCCACGCCTTCAGATATTGACAATTGGGTTGGCGCTCGCCGTGGCCCTGGTTTACTCGATGTTCTATTCAGAGCATGCGTTTGGGAAATGGGTGCTCATCGGACTTATCCCATGCCTCGTCTATCAGGGATACCGGATGTTTCCTTACACGCGGTTGGCTCCCAAGCAGGCGTTAGATTCTCTCAATTCATCTAGTGAAGATCTTTTGAGTATTTTGACAGCCAACATCTACAAGAATAATCGAAACGCATCAGGATTTTTAAACGTCGTCTCGACCGCCTCTCCCGACGTCGTACTCGTTATTGAACCCGATCAGTGGTGGGAACGACAGCTCAGCGGACTTGAAGCCTCCTATCCCCATACCATCAAACAACCCTTGGGGAATACGTACGGGATGCTGCTTTATTCACGATTGAAATTGCGAAACTCTGATATTCGTTTCATGGTTGAAGACCACCTTCCATCCTTTTTTACAGAAATTGAGTTGCGGTCGGGAAGGATTATTGAATTCTATGGACTCCATCCTCGTCCTCCGAGTTTTGGCCAGGATACGGATGAGCGGGATGCGGAAATTTTAATTGTTGGCCGGGAGGTGGCACGCGCCAAAAAACCCGTTGTGGTTACCGGAGATTTAAATGATGTGGCCTGGTCGTATACGACAACGTTATTTCAGAAGATTAGCGGAATGGTCGATCCTCGAATCGGCCGGGGGTTTTTCAATACGTACCATGCCAAATATCCGATCTTTCGCTTTCCCGTTGATCATATTTTTCACTCTCCCGCCTTTCGTTTGGTTGAGATGAAGAGATTGCTGCCCATCGGGTCTGATCATTTTCCAATATTGGCGGTTTTATCGTATGAACCGGAAGATCGAAACGGTCCCCGAGCTCCTGAGGCAGATTCAGATGATCGTCAAGAAGTCGATGAAACCCTAAGCAAGGTACACAAACATAATGACCTCCACACACCTGTGCCCCTGACGGAACGCCAGGGGCACAAAGTGGTTGGATGGCACTGA
- a CDS encoding dimethylarginine dimethylaminohydrolase family protein has protein sequence MSRLLMCPPDYFGIEYEINPWMRVSNQSNGEHARTQWKTLTQVLENEVGAKLEFMEPVPGLPDLVFTANAGVIHEGKAVPSLFRHPERQGEERHFIDWFIKKGYEVINLDPEINFEGAGDLLGFPDFWIGGYRQRSDIRAYVQLSEIFQKEIMPVELVDQRFYHLDTCFCPLSGGELLYFPSCFDSYAQTVLASRIEQKKRFAVPPREGDRFACNAVCIDRHVVLPTGCPETMAWLHKQGYTTHPVELDEFLKAGGSAKCLTLALD, from the coding sequence ATGAGTCGTTTATTGATGTGCCCGCCGGATTATTTTGGTATCGAATATGAGATTAACCCCTGGATGAGAGTGTCGAATCAATCCAATGGAGAACATGCCAGAACCCAATGGAAAACGCTGACCCAGGTTCTGGAGAACGAAGTTGGAGCCAAACTCGAATTTATGGAACCCGTACCAGGATTACCTGATCTGGTTTTTACCGCCAATGCGGGTGTCATCCACGAGGGCAAGGCTGTACCCAGTCTGTTCCGCCACCCGGAACGGCAGGGAGAGGAACGGCATTTCATTGATTGGTTCATTAAAAAGGGCTATGAAGTCATCAACCTCGACCCCGAAATAAACTTTGAAGGGGCCGGGGACTTATTGGGATTTCCAGATTTCTGGATCGGCGGCTACCGCCAACGAAGTGATATCCGCGCTTATGTCCAATTGTCGGAAATTTTCCAAAAAGAAATCATGCCTGTGGAACTGGTGGATCAACGGTTTTATCATCTGGATACCTGCTTTTGTCCCCTCAGTGGAGGAGAGCTTCTCTACTTTCCCTCCTGTTTCGATTCGTACGCCCAAACCGTCCTGGCCTCTCGCATAGAACAGAAAAAACGATTTGCCGTTCCACCCCGGGAAGGCGACAGGTTTGCCTGCAATGCGGTGTGTATCGACCGCCATGTCGTGCTGCCGACCGGATGCCCGGAAACGATGGCGTGGCTACACAAACAGGGCTACACCACCCACCCCGTGGAACTGGATGAATTCCTCAAGGCCGGTGGCTCCGCCAAATGCCTGACTCTGGCGCTGGATTAA
- a CDS encoding outer membrane protein, which yields MKVSGKGLKKVSWLGTVSALVFGFSMVHSPVAAADSIFSQKISKGDFSIGGRAMYYDPIGGDDSWYGGAQARWYLNDVFALEGSMDYRKNDYGSTTAKTFPLQLSGLVYLLPGKRLSPYLIGGGGWYYTDVDGPNNYSDAQQRFGLHGGAGLQLMVNQNWSIDGSYRWVWLERIHSKDQSGNSVSFHDEGHMVTIGLNYHF from the coding sequence ATGAAAGTGTCGGGAAAAGGTTTAAAAAAAGTTTCGTGGCTCGGAACAGTTTCCGCCCTCGTCTTTGGGTTCAGCATGGTTCATAGTCCCGTAGCGGCAGCCGATAGCATTTTTTCCCAGAAAATCAGCAAAGGCGATTTTTCCATTGGTGGTCGGGCCATGTATTACGATCCCATTGGCGGAGATGACAGTTGGTATGGGGGAGCCCAGGCCCGATGGTACTTAAATGACGTCTTTGCTCTTGAAGGATCGATGGATTATCGAAAAAATGATTATGGTTCTACCACGGCCAAGACTTTTCCACTACAGTTGTCCGGTCTCGTCTATCTCCTTCCGGGAAAGCGGTTGAGTCCGTATCTGATCGGCGGCGGGGGCTGGTATTACACCGATGTAGATGGACCCAATAACTATAGTGATGCACAACAACGATTTGGTCTTCATGGTGGTGCCGGTCTGCAACTTATGGTGAACCAGAACTGGTCAATCGACGGGTCTTATCGGTGGGTGTGGTTGGAGCGAATTCATTCAAAAGATCAAAGTGGAAATTCGGTTTCTTTTCATGACGAGGGTCATATGGTCACAATTGGTCTCAACTATCATTTTTAA
- a CDS encoding SDR family NAD(P)-dependent oxidoreductase encodes MNLELNGKTALVTASSGGIGQEIARALAAEGAKVVMNGRTQASVEQAMAEVRADIPQAEMIPLVADNGTAAGCNLTISQVPEVDILVNNLGIYEAIGFFEETDQAWQEMFEINIMSSVRLARHYLHGMLERGHGRVVFISSESGVSPAPEMAHYSATKTMQLSIARSLAELTKGTEVTVNSVLPGPTRTESVEKFIRNIFPDLPPAEAGRRFMSENRPTSLIGRLIDPKEIGEIVAFVCSARASVINGSCIRAEGGLVRTVF; translated from the coding sequence ATGAATCTGGAACTGAACGGTAAAACCGCCTTGGTGACGGCGTCCTCAGGAGGCATAGGACAAGAAATCGCGCGTGCTCTCGCCGCCGAGGGCGCTAAAGTCGTGATGAACGGTCGTACGCAGGCCAGCGTGGAACAAGCGATGGCGGAGGTCCGAGCCGATATTCCCCAAGCAGAGATGATCCCTCTTGTGGCAGACAACGGAACTGCCGCCGGGTGCAATCTCACCATCTCTCAAGTGCCCGAGGTGGATATTCTGGTCAACAATCTCGGCATCTACGAGGCTATCGGATTTTTCGAGGAAACGGATCAGGCATGGCAGGAGATGTTCGAAATCAATATCATGAGCAGCGTGCGTCTCGCCCGCCACTACCTCCATGGCATGCTTGAACGTGGTCACGGGCGTGTCGTCTTCATCTCAAGCGAATCGGGCGTCTCTCCGGCTCCCGAAATGGCGCATTACAGCGCAACCAAAACCATGCAATTAAGCATCGCGCGCTCATTGGCCGAACTCACCAAAGGGACGGAGGTCACAGTCAATTCAGTGCTCCCCGGACCTACCCGCACGGAAAGCGTGGAGAAGTTTATCCGGAACATATTTCCTGATCTTCCGCCGGCGGAAGCCGGACGCCGGTTTATGTCAGAGAATCGACCGACCTCCCTTATCGGTCGGCTGATTGATCCAAAAGAAATAGGAGAGATCGTGGCGTTCGTCTGTAGCGCCCGCGCCTCGGTGATCAATGGGTCTTGTATCCGGGCCGAGGGCGGTCTTGTGCGTACGGTCTTTTGA
- a CDS encoding ornithine cyclodeaminase: protein MIVQTVTIQGHIIDSLILAKVLDDIVMLGGTFTLSEVTVGTRREDTSHATILIEASTMELLQEILKTIQPHGAVVETEEDCTVEPAPADGILPEDFYATSHLATQIRWQGNWIDVPQPEMDLAIRLKTSPPSAQMVSMGSVKKDDLVVTGRKGVRVFPLERPKERDVFGFMEAQVSSERPHRHIIADVAKRMKAIHQQRKEGKGSGKVLFAGGPAIIHAGGREALAWIIEAGYIHVLFCGNALAAHDMEASLYGTSLGYNLGIGRSVPHGHEHHLRTINRVRALGSIQQAVKSGLIKEGIMAACVRQGVQMVLAGTIRDDGPLPDVITDSTKAQEAMRAAIPGVGLALLVASTLHAVATGNLLPASAPTVCVDINPAVPTKLSDRGSFQAVGLVMDSSSFLWELARELGWKG, encoded by the coding sequence ATGATCGTTCAAACCGTCACCATCCAAGGGCATATCATTGATTCACTGATCCTCGCGAAGGTCCTGGATGACATTGTCATGTTGGGAGGGACCTTTACCCTCTCGGAAGTCACGGTGGGAACCCGACGGGAAGACACTTCTCATGCCACCATCCTGATTGAAGCTTCCACGATGGAGTTACTACAGGAAATCTTGAAAACCATCCAACCCCATGGGGCAGTAGTTGAGACCGAGGAAGACTGCACGGTTGAGCCAGCCCCGGCTGATGGAATTTTACCGGAGGATTTTTACGCGACCTCTCATCTGGCCACTCAAATCCGGTGGCAGGGAAATTGGATCGATGTTCCGCAACCCGAAATGGATTTAGCCATCAGGCTGAAGACCTCCCCCCCTTCCGCGCAAATGGTTTCCATGGGCTCGGTAAAAAAAGACGACCTGGTTGTCACCGGTCGGAAAGGGGTTCGGGTATTCCCACTGGAACGTCCAAAGGAACGCGATGTGTTCGGGTTCATGGAAGCCCAGGTTTCTTCCGAACGTCCGCACCGTCATATTATCGCCGATGTGGCCAAGCGAATGAAGGCGATCCACCAACAACGAAAAGAGGGCAAAGGGTCAGGGAAGGTTTTGTTTGCCGGTGGTCCGGCCATCATCCACGCGGGAGGACGGGAAGCCCTGGCCTGGATCATCGAAGCGGGATACATCCATGTGCTCTTTTGCGGAAATGCCCTGGCCGCTCATGACATGGAAGCCAGCCTCTACGGAACGTCACTGGGATATAACTTGGGGATTGGCCGCTCGGTGCCCCATGGACATGAGCATCATCTTCGGACCATCAATCGAGTCCGGGCCCTGGGAAGCATTCAACAAGCCGTCAAAAGCGGTCTCATCAAAGAAGGGATCATGGCGGCCTGCGTGCGACAGGGAGTCCAGATGGTATTGGCCGGGACGATTCGCGACGACGGCCCTTTGCCGGACGTCATCACCGATTCCACTAAGGCCCAGGAAGCCATGCGCGCGGCCATTCCCGGCGTGGGGTTGGCCTTGTTAGTAGCCTCCACCCTGCATGCCGTGGCGACGGGAAATTTACTACCGGCATCGGCACCTACGGTCTGTGTTGACATCAATCCCGCCGTTCCCACAAAGCTGAGTGACCGTGGAAGCTTCCAAGCCGTCGGACTGGTGATGGATTCTTCTTCTTTTTTATGGGAACTGGCCCGTGAACTTGGCTGGAAAGGATAA
- a CDS encoding DUF488 domain-containing protein — protein MSLELWTIGHSTRPIEELVGLLQSHGIQLLVDVRTIPFSRRNPQFHQETLAQSLREAGLQYHHLPALGGRRKTRPDSVNVGWRNSGFRGYADYMQTQAFWNGLEELVDIGQQSPSAVMCAEAVPWRCHRTLIADAMVIRGWKVHHIISASSLKTHTLTPFAKPDAGRLTYPSEGSSDLTLRLF, from the coding sequence GTGTCTCTCGAGTTGTGGACCATCGGTCATTCGACGCGGCCTATCGAGGAACTCGTCGGGCTTCTTCAATCGCATGGCATTCAATTGCTGGTCGACGTCAGAACGATACCGTTTTCACGGCGCAATCCGCAGTTCCATCAGGAGACTCTTGCCCAGAGTCTTCGTGAAGCCGGGCTTCAGTATCACCACCTGCCTGCATTGGGTGGTCGTAGAAAAACACGGCCGGATTCGGTGAATGTGGGATGGCGGAATTCGGGTTTCCGGGGTTACGCGGATTATATGCAAACTCAAGCGTTTTGGAATGGGTTGGAGGAACTGGTGGATATCGGACAACAGTCACCATCAGCCGTGATGTGCGCGGAAGCGGTTCCCTGGCGCTGCCACCGCACGCTTATAGCAGATGCCATGGTCATCCGTGGGTGGAAGGTTCACCACATCATCTCGGCCAGTTCTCTCAAAACGCACACCCTCACGCCCTTTGCCAAACCTGACGCTGGTCGCCTCACCTACCCCTCCGAAGGCTCCTCGGATTTAACTCTCCGACTCTTCTAA
- a CDS encoding HEAT repeat domain-containing protein: MATQPETTRSINPFIGLLGLGLIVAGIWIWNHLTFDTQDYITDEILPILGAVLVLGIGVWIGTKKWRARKERLQLRDRLLQRFQKEPSAQKRRDLAFTLIEVNQFEAEGLETVTEPMAELFIWTLKTALGDKQHRIRGMSASYLGVLKHQASVPLLIRALEDDHAHVRACAALALGRMRAQDAKAKLEEKMKEDWDQTVRSRSREALERIR; the protein is encoded by the coding sequence ATGGCAACACAACCCGAAACAACCCGTTCCATCAACCCGTTCATCGGCCTGTTAGGTCTGGGCCTGATCGTAGCAGGCATATGGATATGGAATCATCTGACCTTTGACACTCAGGATTACATTACCGATGAGATCCTCCCCATACTCGGAGCCGTTCTTGTCCTGGGGATTGGCGTATGGATTGGCACAAAAAAATGGCGCGCTCGCAAAGAACGTCTTCAGCTTCGTGATCGGCTCCTCCAACGCTTTCAAAAAGAACCTTCAGCCCAAAAACGGCGGGATTTGGCCTTTACTCTGATTGAAGTGAACCAATTTGAAGCCGAAGGATTGGAGACCGTCACCGAACCGATGGCGGAACTCTTTATTTGGACATTAAAGACGGCACTTGGTGACAAACAACATCGCATACGAGGAATGTCAGCCAGTTACCTGGGGGTCTTGAAACATCAAGCCTCGGTCCCGTTGTTGATTCGTGCGTTGGAAGATGACCATGCCCATGTGCGGGCCTGTGCTGCATTGGCGCTGGGCCGCATGCGGGCTCAGGATGCGAAGGCGAAACTGGAAGAAAAGATGAAAGAAGACTGGGACCAGACGGTGCGCAGCCGGTCCCGAGAAGCGTTGGAACGAATACGATAG